Proteins found in one Deltaproteobacteria bacterium genomic segment:
- a CDS encoding pentapeptide repeat-containing protein encodes MDVQSVTHLAQLLGRLVGLGLSAWKAKDEPLGADQLGLLKDAAELGQQLAPQAGTPRPPARQAALIASAFGEAWREHWALSERQTPGKLDVGWRDYFFATGAQRNLLADGSARLASTLAEPLPPQPLRASEALAQADAYVAEPLGTPAYRALWSAFAGPGPKDEPPLLELAKDERVAFERAFRRAYAEALAGPGGAEVRAWQLELVHDRAHLLRELLVADMAGWGERHVFSNALHHDALPDMPLARIYVEPQATAELASGARKQRLGPKAVHKLLDALVAKHPLILVTGDFGLGKSLTARMRAMQLARAYLAGSAPGPELELPIFVRCAEDLAPGEVDVERVIRRALQRHARTLGLELPLDDAALAPPGAGVRACFLFDGLDEVALGERQVAELLRGLRERAGSRHRFIVFTRPAAVPVAAHGPDVPRVRLRELTNQGRDKQPGGQVGQWLECWNALRHDKPPLTLADLARNGLLDLATTPILLFMIAFTWDPAQGGAVTHVELYERFFRQVARGKHELDQASHPQIAAASERLRDAAFAKGLIPADAGPVDAMLWLLGRAAWEAARRQEKGESLSGFHVERIVREELGVTESAEAVRALRMSLLLVLQAELDGSDGVRLLFGHKSFEEYLVARHWAQVLSRIAKSDSHAWREQEKELCGARLFDVGERAPDFLRRLLFAWDDGPRQRLHAWAEWSFNEERLPDGIASFTDDPRAHVREAALFLGSALGDGPGVSARTPLTLRSLLAWYWLHGSVPPIFAARLASPGARLDEAELTGARLEEANLRKATFVNAVLDRAQLFRADLAEANLDGAKAMSANLDEANLENALLREAFLSGSTLRRARLARATLAALKASGADFDRADLSHANLKNATLEKSILRGATLVMADLDRAKLAGADLTAADLSRANLHGADLKRATLASANLQDAVLRDAKLRDADLRKADLRRANLSGADLEGADLQGADLRDAILDGARRPDFTGAVR; translated from the coding sequence ATGGACGTGCAGTCGGTCACGCACCTGGCGCAGCTCTTGGGAAGGCTCGTGGGGCTGGGGCTCTCGGCCTGGAAGGCCAAGGACGAGCCTCTGGGCGCGGACCAGCTCGGCCTGCTCAAGGACGCCGCAGAGCTGGGCCAGCAGCTCGCGCCCCAGGCCGGCACGCCGAGGCCGCCTGCGCGCCAAGCGGCGCTGATTGCGTCCGCGTTCGGCGAGGCGTGGCGGGAGCACTGGGCGCTCTCGGAGCGCCAGACCCCGGGCAAGCTCGACGTCGGCTGGCGCGACTACTTCTTCGCGACGGGCGCGCAGCGAAACCTGCTCGCCGATGGAAGCGCGCGGCTTGCGTCGACGCTTGCCGAGCCGCTTCCACCGCAGCCGCTGCGCGCGAGCGAGGCGCTGGCGCAGGCCGACGCGTATGTCGCCGAGCCGCTGGGCACGCCCGCGTACCGCGCGCTCTGGAGCGCGTTCGCAGGACCGGGGCCGAAGGATGAGCCGCCGCTCCTCGAGCTCGCGAAGGACGAGCGCGTCGCCTTTGAACGCGCGTTTCGGCGCGCGTATGCAGAGGCGCTCGCGGGCCCGGGTGGCGCCGAGGTTCGCGCGTGGCAGCTCGAGCTGGTGCACGATCGCGCGCACCTGCTCCGCGAGCTGCTCGTGGCCGACATGGCGGGGTGGGGCGAGCGGCACGTCTTCTCGAACGCGCTGCACCACGACGCGCTGCCCGACATGCCGCTCGCGCGCATCTACGTGGAGCCGCAGGCTACGGCCGAGCTGGCCAGCGGCGCGCGCAAGCAGCGCCTGGGGCCCAAGGCGGTGCACAAGCTGCTCGACGCGCTCGTGGCCAAGCATCCGCTCATCCTGGTGACGGGCGACTTCGGGCTGGGCAAGAGCCTCACCGCGCGCATGCGGGCCATGCAGCTCGCGCGCGCGTACCTGGCGGGGAGCGCGCCCGGGCCCGAGCTGGAGCTGCCCATCTTCGTTCGCTGCGCGGAGGATCTGGCGCCGGGCGAGGTCGACGTGGAGCGCGTGATTCGCCGCGCCCTCCAGCGTCACGCGCGCACGCTCGGGCTGGAGCTGCCGCTCGACGACGCCGCGCTGGCGCCGCCGGGCGCGGGTGTCCGCGCGTGCTTCCTCTTCGACGGGCTGGATGAGGTCGCGCTCGGCGAGCGACAGGTGGCGGAGCTCTTGCGCGGGCTGCGGGAGCGCGCGGGCAGCAGGCATCGCTTCATCGTCTTCACCCGGCCCGCGGCGGTTCCGGTGGCCGCGCATGGCCCGGACGTGCCCCGCGTGCGGTTGCGCGAGCTCACCAACCAGGGCCGCGACAAGCAGCCCGGCGGCCAGGTCGGCCAGTGGCTCGAGTGCTGGAACGCGCTGCGCCACGACAAGCCGCCGCTCACGCTCGCGGACCTCGCGCGCAACGGGCTGCTCGATCTGGCCACGACGCCGATCTTGCTCTTCATGATCGCGTTCACCTGGGACCCCGCGCAGGGCGGGGCGGTGACGCACGTGGAGCTCTACGAGCGCTTCTTCCGCCAGGTGGCGCGCGGCAAGCACGAGCTGGATCAGGCGAGCCATCCGCAGATCGCGGCGGCGTCGGAGCGGCTGCGGGATGCGGCGTTTGCGAAGGGGCTCATTCCCGCCGACGCGGGCCCGGTCGACGCGATGCTCTGGCTGCTCGGCCGCGCCGCGTGGGAGGCCGCGCGGCGGCAGGAGAAAGGCGAGTCGCTGTCCGGGTTCCATGTGGAGCGCATCGTCCGCGAGGAGCTCGGCGTGACCGAGAGCGCCGAAGCCGTTCGCGCGCTGCGGATGTCGCTCCTGCTGGTGCTGCAAGCCGAGCTCGACGGCAGCGACGGCGTGCGGCTGCTCTTCGGCCACAAGAGCTTCGAGGAGTATCTCGTCGCGAGGCATTGGGCGCAGGTGCTGTCGCGGATCGCGAAGTCCGACAGCCACGCCTGGCGCGAGCAGGAGAAGGAGCTCTGTGGCGCTCGGCTCTTCGACGTGGGCGAGCGCGCACCGGACTTCCTGCGTCGGCTGCTCTTCGCCTGGGACGATGGCCCTCGGCAGCGCCTGCACGCCTGGGCGGAGTGGAGCTTCAACGAGGAGCGGCTGCCCGACGGCATCGCCAGCTTCACCGACGATCCGCGCGCGCACGTGCGCGAGGCCGCGCTCTTCCTCGGGAGCGCGCTGGGCGATGGGCCCGGCGTGTCGGCTCGGACGCCGCTGACGTTGCGGAGCCTGCTGGCCTGGTACTGGCTGCACGGGAGCGTGCCGCCGATCTTTGCGGCGCGGTTGGCGTCGCCCGGTGCGCGGCTCGACGAGGCCGAACTCACGGGCGCGAGGCTCGAGGAAGCGAACCTTCGCAAGGCCACCTTCGTGAATGCGGTGCTCGATCGCGCGCAGCTCTTCCGCGCCGATCTCGCCGAGGCAAACCTCGACGGCGCCAAGGCCATGAGCGCCAACCTCGACGAGGCCAACCTCGAGAACGCGCTCCTGCGCGAGGCGTTCCTGTCAGGCTCCACGCTGCGTCGCGCGCGGCTGGCGCGGGCCACGCTCGCGGCCCTGAAGGCTTCGGGCGCGGATTTCGATCGCGCGGATCTCAGCCACGCCAACCTGAAGAACGCGACGCTCGAGAAGTCCATCCTGCGTGGCGCCACGCTGGTGATGGCCGATCTCGACCGCGCCAAGCTCGCGGGGGCGGATCTCACCGCGGCCGACTTGTCGCGGGCAAATCTTCACGGCGCGGATCTCAAGCGTGCCACGCTCGCCAGTGCGAACCTGCAAGACGCCGTGCTCCGCGATGCCAAGCTTCGCGACGCGGATCTGCGGAAGGCGGATCTGCGTCGAGCGAACCTGTCGGGCGCGGATCTCGAGGGCGCGGATCTTCAGGGCGCCGACTTGCGCGACGCGATCCTCGATGGCGCGCGTCGGCCCGACTTCACGGGCGCGGTGCGGTAG
- the rplS gene encoding 50S ribosomal protein L19: MQDKRIQLIEQKHLRKDVPQFGPGDTVRVHWKIKEGDKERVQPFEGVVIRRSEGGNRASFTVRKMSYGVGVERIFPLHSTGWEKIEILMEGKVRRAKLFYLRELQGRAARILNKEEAEAAEAAEHAAHAAAAAAPAKS; the protein is encoded by the coding sequence ATGCAGGACAAGCGCATTCAGTTGATCGAGCAGAAGCACCTCCGCAAGGACGTGCCCCAGTTCGGCCCAGGTGACACGGTTCGCGTCCACTGGAAGATCAAGGAAGGTGACAAGGAGCGCGTGCAGCCCTTCGAGGGCGTCGTCATCCGCCGCAGCGAGGGCGGCAACCGCGCCAGCTTCACCGTCCGCAAGATGAGCTACGGCGTGGGCGTGGAGCGCATCTTCCCCCTCCACAGCACCGGCTGGGAGAAGATCGAGATCCTCATGGAGGGCAAGGTCCGCCGGGCCAAGCTCTTCTACTTGCGCGAGCTGCAGGGCCGCGCGGCCCGCATCCTGAACAAGGAAGAGGCCGAGGCCGCCGAGGCCGCCGAGCACGCCGCGCATGCCGCTGCTGCGGCCGCGCCGGCCAAGAGCTAG
- the trmD gene encoding tRNA (guanosine(37)-N1)-methyltransferase TrmD, which translates to MSAEKPHFELLTLFPRMVELPLRESILGKAWERGHISIGVADIRDHATDKHSKCDDAPYGGGAGMVMKPEPLVGAIEAARERVPGAKVLLMSPRGPRFNQAMARQLALSPRLILVCGRYEGVDERVMPFLDGELSIGDFVLTGGEFAALVVVDAVARLLPGVLGNESSAGAESFEEGLLEYPQYTRPPEFRGQKVPDVLLSGNHAEVARWRRTKSLATTRERRPDLFHHLELSDVDRRLLETHDKQGK; encoded by the coding sequence ATGAGCGCGGAGAAGCCGCACTTCGAGCTGCTCACGCTCTTCCCGCGCATGGTGGAGCTGCCGTTGCGCGAGAGCATCCTGGGCAAGGCCTGGGAGCGCGGGCACATCTCGATCGGCGTGGCCGACATCCGCGACCACGCCACCGACAAGCACAGCAAGTGCGACGACGCGCCCTACGGCGGCGGCGCGGGCATGGTGATGAAGCCCGAGCCCCTGGTCGGGGCCATCGAGGCGGCGCGCGAGCGGGTGCCTGGCGCCAAGGTCCTGCTCATGTCGCCCCGCGGGCCGCGCTTCAACCAGGCGATGGCCCGCCAGCTGGCTCTGTCGCCGCGGCTCATCCTGGTCTGCGGCCGGTACGAGGGCGTGGACGAGCGGGTGATGCCTTTTCTGGACGGCGAGCTCTCGATCGGCGATTTCGTGCTCACGGGGGGTGAATTTGCTGCCCTGGTTGTGGTAGATGCCGTCGCCCGTTTGTTGCCGGGGGTGCTCGGAAACGAGTCCTCGGCAGGGGCGGAGAGCTTCGAGGAAGGGCTTCTCGAGTATCCGCAGTACACGCGCCCGCCGGAGTTCCGCGGACAGAAGGTCCCGGATGTGCTGCTCTCCGGGAACCATGCGGAGGTCGCGCGCTGGAGAAGGACGAAGTCGTTAGCAACAACGAGGGAGCGGCGGCCGGACCTGTTTCACCACCTGGAGCTGAGCGACGTCGATCGTCGGCTGCTCGAGACACACGACAAGCAAGGAAAGTAA
- the rimM gene encoding 16S rRNA processing protein RimM: MTSDAQGDRWIVVGRVVRAHGLKGELGVRCDDPASSSLLEVKSLRLVGETATRKIVSARAANVEVLLRVEGVNDRNAAELLKGKDVEIRRADLPAPEAGEFYQADLIGLMAVDESGKPLGRVQGFWETGPVPVIVIGEGALELLVPFAEHFVVAVKQAEGQVVIRPPEYTE, from the coding sequence ATGACGTCGGACGCTCAAGGCGACCGCTGGATCGTCGTCGGCCGCGTGGTGCGCGCGCACGGCCTCAAGGGCGAGCTCGGCGTCCGCTGCGACGATCCGGCTTCGAGCTCGTTGCTCGAGGTGAAGTCGCTCCGGCTCGTGGGCGAGACGGCGACCCGCAAGATCGTCTCCGCGCGCGCGGCCAACGTGGAAGTGCTCCTGCGCGTCGAGGGCGTGAACGACCGGAACGCGGCGGAGCTGCTCAAGGGCAAGGACGTCGAGATTCGCCGAGCGGATCTGCCCGCGCCCGAGGCGGGCGAGTTCTACCAGGCGGACCTGATCGGCCTGATGGCCGTGGACGAGTCCGGCAAGCCGCTGGGGCGCGTCCAGGGCTTCTGGGAGACCGGGCCGGTGCCGGTCATCGTCATCGGTGAAGGCGCACTGGAGCTGCTGGTTCCGTTCGCGGAGCACTTCGTCGTCGCCGTGAAGCAAGCCGAAGGGCAGGTCGTGATTCGCCCGCCGGAGTACACGGAATGA
- a CDS encoding KH domain-containing protein: MKELVLFLAKALVSNKDAVEVVEKPSDRAVTYEFKVDAAEVGKVIGREGKTIHAIRTVVQAAARAQGKRVLVEVAHGRRGGRPQSGEGEPPQA; encoded by the coding sequence ATGAAGGAGCTGGTCCTTTTCCTCGCGAAGGCGCTGGTGTCCAACAAGGACGCCGTCGAGGTCGTGGAGAAGCCCTCCGACCGCGCCGTCACCTACGAGTTCAAGGTCGACGCGGCCGAGGTTGGCAAGGTGATCGGCCGCGAAGGCAAGACCATCCACGCCATCCGCACCGTGGTGCAGGCCGCGGCGCGCGCGCAGGGTAAGCGCGTGCTCGTCGAGGTCGCCCACGGTCGGCGCGGCGGTCGTCCCCAGTCGGGCGAGGGCGAGCCGCCGCAGGCGTAG
- the rpsP gene encoding 30S ribosomal protein S16, with product MSVKLRLARAGAKKNPYYHVVAADSRKPRDGKFIEAIGSFYPHDKQNPFKVDADRLAYWIKAGAQPTETVGELIKRHQKANPPAAKA from the coding sequence ATGTCCGTGAAGCTCCGCCTGGCTCGCGCCGGGGCCAAGAAGAACCCGTACTACCACGTGGTCGCCGCCGACTCGCGCAAGCCGCGCGACGGGAAGTTCATCGAGGCCATCGGCTCGTTCTACCCGCACGACAAGCAGAACCCCTTCAAGGTCGACGCTGACCGCCTGGCCTACTGGATCAAGGCCGGCGCTCAGCCCACCGAGACCGTGGGCGAGCTCATCAAGCGGCACCAGAAGGCCAACCCGCCCGCCGCCAAGGCGTAA
- a CDS encoding HAMP domain-containing histidine kinase, protein MPSAEPASLTHAALDATGEPLALGQPGGATLHLTPAACEVFGLSDGSWPDLDELDRRAHLAGLGRERTELPGGFVLARYIQNGERAKVLHVALHDLRSPLANVRTYLGLLAAGKLAPERQASAFQVMIRNADKALSRITEFLESELVELEPVGLHLEHLDLTALVAQVVEKLRPELAERGVRLTLSTPGPAMLHGDPDRLRRAVEAVLARAGARSPSASAVDVQLAALPHKLMLRVSDAGGPLAPPDAELRRDARITLDKRLSPATELANARATFEALGGRFSLDATRTGATWTLELPLR, encoded by the coding sequence ATGCCCTCGGCAGAACCGGCCTCGCTTACCCACGCCGCCCTCGACGCGACCGGCGAGCCGCTCGCCTTGGGCCAGCCCGGCGGCGCCACCCTGCACCTCACGCCCGCGGCCTGCGAGGTGTTTGGGCTCTCGGACGGAAGCTGGCCGGATCTCGACGAGCTCGATCGGCGGGCGCACCTCGCCGGGCTTGGCCGCGAACGCACCGAGCTCCCGGGCGGCTTCGTGCTCGCCCGCTACATCCAGAATGGCGAGCGCGCGAAGGTGCTCCACGTGGCGCTCCACGACCTGCGATCGCCCCTGGCCAACGTGCGCACCTACCTGGGCCTGCTCGCCGCGGGGAAGCTGGCGCCCGAGCGCCAGGCCAGCGCGTTCCAGGTCATGATTCGCAACGCCGACAAGGCCCTGAGCCGGATCACCGAGTTCCTCGAGAGCGAGCTCGTCGAGCTCGAGCCGGTGGGGCTGCACCTCGAGCACCTGGATTTGACGGCGCTGGTCGCGCAGGTCGTCGAGAAGCTCCGGCCCGAGCTCGCGGAGCGCGGCGTGCGGCTCACGCTGTCGACGCCAGGGCCAGCCATGCTCCACGGCGATCCCGACCGACTGCGGCGTGCGGTGGAGGCCGTGCTCGCCCGCGCGGGCGCGCGATCACCGTCCGCGAGCGCGGTGGACGTCCAGCTCGCGGCTCTGCCCCACAAGTTGATGCTTCGCGTGAGCGACGCGGGCGGCCCCCTCGCCCCGCCCGACGCCGAGCTCCGTCGCGACGCCCGCATCACCCTCGACAAGCGCCTCTCGCCCGCCACCGAGCTCGCCAACGCGCGCGCCACCTTCGAGGCCCTCGGCGGCCGCTTCTCGCTGGACGCAACCCGCACGGGGGCCACCTGGACCCTGGAGCTGCCCCTTCGCTGA
- a CDS encoding twin-arginine translocase TatA/TatE family subunit → MEIVLILGLALLFFGPTRLPALGQSLGSAVRSFKRGINGQEDDTTKQLPQASASSQQNPPPQA, encoded by the coding sequence ATGGAAATCGTGCTGATCCTGGGCCTGGCCCTGCTGTTCTTCGGCCCGACCCGCCTGCCCGCCCTGGGCCAGTCGCTCGGCTCGGCCGTCCGCAGCTTCAAGCGCGGCATCAACGGCCAGGAGGACGACACCACCAAGCAGCTCCCGCAGGCGTCCGCGTCGTCGCAGCAGAACCCGCCGCCGCAGGCCTGA